A single Chloroflexota bacterium DNA region contains:
- a CDS encoding Ldh family oxidoreductase: MANEVRVAWEPLKAFAREIFIKLGMPPEDAETEVSVMTWANLRGVDSHGVMLIPTYMEWIDREVMNPRPDIQVLKETPATIFVEADRALGPVVTVFTVKRAMDKARQVGVCWAAIRNTTHQGAMGYYTLMAAEQGMAGITWVCSPPNMAPFGARAAGIHNSPIAITVPAKRHQPLMLDMATSMVAAGKITLALDKGIPIPQGWAIDREGNPATDPKQAAILLPFGGAKGSGLSMMFECLSSVIMGNPMLGPTLFGREPGPPLKEKKVKVIGDRPAHYQRHIQNGVFIAVDISQFTDLEEYKENIDELVDGIKALPKADGVDEIFVPGEPEYRTYLDRSQNGIPLPERTVQNLRQVAERLGVKLPPALEAG, from the coding sequence ATGGCTAACGAAGTGCGAGTTGCCTGGGAGCCTTTAAAGGCGTTCGCCAGGGAAATCTTTATCAAGCTGGGTATGCCGCCCGAAGATGCCGAAACCGAGGTATCGGTGATGACCTGGGCCAACCTCAGAGGCGTCGACTCCCATGGCGTAATGCTGATTCCGACCTATATGGAATGGATAGACAGGGAAGTGATGAACCCCAGGCCGGATATTCAGGTGCTGAAAGAGACACCGGCAACCATCTTTGTTGAGGCTGACCGGGCCCTCGGTCCGGTGGTCACCGTCTTCACCGTAAAACGGGCAATGGATAAGGCAAGGCAGGTGGGAGTTTGCTGGGCGGCCATACGCAATACGACCCATCAGGGGGCCATGGGCTACTATACATTGATGGCGGCGGAGCAGGGGATGGCGGGGATAACCTGGGTATGTAGCCCACCAAATATGGCGCCGTTCGGTGCCAGGGCTGCTGGAATACATAACAGCCCCATAGCCATAACGGTACCGGCGAAACGGCACCAGCCCCTGATGCTGGATATGGCCACCAGCATGGTCGCGGCGGGAAAAATCACCCTTGCCCTTGACAAGGGTATTCCGATACCTCAGGGCTGGGCCATTGACAGAGAAGGCAATCCCGCCACCGACCCCAAACAGGCGGCTATTCTGCTCCCCTTCGGCGGGGCCAAAGGCTCGGGCCTGTCGATGATGTTTGAATGTCTCTCCAGCGTGATAATGGGCAACCCGATGCTGGGGCCAACGCTGTTTGGCCGTGAACCGGGTCCTCCTCTGAAAGAGAAAAAAGTAAAGGTAATCGGTGACCGCCCTGCGCACTACCAGCGCCATATCCAGAACGGCGTTTTCATCGCGGTTGACATCAGCCAGTTCACCGACCTGGAGGAATACAAGGAGAATATCGACGAACTGGTTGACGGCATCAAGGCGTTGCCCAAAGCGGACGGAGTTGATGAGATATTCGTGCCCGGCGAGCCTGAGTACCGGACATACCTGGACCGTTCCCAGAATGGTATTCCACTGCCGGAGCGCACCGTGCAGAACCTGCGTCAGGTCGCTGAGCGACTGGGTGTCAAGCTGCCGCCCGCTCTGGAAGCTGGCTAG
- a CDS encoding UxaA family hydrolase — protein MELKEKAIVLNGKDNVATALADLEAGSSVELDVGDKTLTVKLASRIPFGHKFSLTHIEAGAPVIKYGEVIGMASATINTGDYVHVHNVVSTRGSTGDKGGAR, from the coding sequence ATGGAGCTAAAAGAGAAAGCGATTGTGCTCAACGGAAAGGACAACGTGGCTACTGCCCTGGCCGACCTTGAGGCGGGAAGCAGCGTTGAGCTTGATGTCGGGGACAAGACGCTGACCGTGAAACTGGCCTCACGGATACCCTTTGGCCACAAGTTCAGCCTGACACACATTGAGGCCGGTGCCCCGGTCATCAAGTACGGTGAAGTAATCGGCATGGCCTCTGCGACAATCAACACGGGCGACTACGTACACGTTCACAACGTGGTGAGCACCCGGGGCAGTACCGGAGACAAAGGAGGCGCCAGATGA
- the infB gene encoding translation initiation factor IF-2, with protein MAEAEAKEATQPPETTKQSQIEIPHSLSVRQLADLLQVSAIDIIKQLMRNGIMANINQIVDYDTASEIATSLGHETRLKPRAAEGAASAISEIRKRRKLQVEESGNLQLRPPVVTVMGHVDHGKTRLLDAIRQTNVMDTEAGAITQHIGAYQVTVDEQKITFLDTPGHEAFTAMRAHGAQITDVIILVVAADDGVMPQTQEAINHARAAEVPIIVAINKIDKPEANQDRVKQQLAEAGLLIEEWGGDIVCVPISAKEKIGIQELLENLLVVTEMEELKANPSGPASGVVVEAKMDRTRGPLATILVNNGTLKPGDTVVVGGTSGRVRAMLNNLGKQVKKAGPATPVEILGLDSVPQAGDILTAVTGEKQAQALLEKHHREIEERTSVTARSVSLHNLYDKISSGQVKGLNVILKADVQGSIEPIRSSLEQLSTDEVQVRILHSGTGNVSESDVMLATASNGLIVGFGVSTDEGARRLASTEGVDIRQYDVIYNVVDDVEKALKGLLEPELVEVIEGHAEIRAVFSAPKGAQVAGIYVLDGKITRNSSVRVRRGEEVISDTAVSSLRRFKDDVREVATGYECGIGLKDFGDSQVGDLLEFYRIDKAA; from the coding sequence ATAGCCGAAGCGGAAGCTAAAGAAGCAACCCAACCGCCGGAGACCACCAAGCAGAGTCAGATAGAGATTCCACACTCGCTGAGCGTGCGGCAACTGGCGGACCTGCTTCAGGTCAGCGCCATTGATATTATCAAACAGCTCATGCGAAATGGCATCATGGCCAACATCAATCAAATCGTTGACTATGACACTGCGTCAGAGATAGCCACCAGTTTGGGCCATGAAACGCGTCTGAAGCCGCGGGCTGCGGAAGGCGCTGCCAGCGCCATCAGTGAGATAAGAAAACGGCGTAAACTCCAGGTCGAAGAGTCAGGAAACCTGCAGTTACGTCCCCCCGTGGTGACGGTTATGGGCCATGTTGACCACGGAAAGACAAGGCTGCTCGATGCCATCCGCCAGACCAATGTCATGGATACCGAAGCCGGGGCCATTACCCAGCACATCGGCGCCTATCAGGTGACGGTAGACGAGCAGAAAATCACCTTCCTGGATACTCCCGGGCATGAAGCGTTCACCGCTATGCGAGCCCATGGTGCCCAGATAACCGATGTTATCATCCTGGTGGTAGCAGCGGATGACGGCGTAATGCCGCAAACGCAGGAAGCGATAAACCACGCCCGTGCCGCGGAGGTGCCTATTATCGTCGCCATCAACAAAATTGACAAGCCGGAAGCAAATCAAGACCGGGTGAAGCAGCAACTGGCGGAAGCAGGACTGCTGATTGAGGAATGGGGAGGAGACATCGTTTGCGTGCCCATCTCGGCGAAAGAGAAAATAGGTATTCAGGAGCTTCTGGAAAACCTGCTGGTTGTGACCGAGATGGAAGAGCTTAAAGCCAATCCATCGGGCCCGGCCTCCGGAGTGGTCGTTGAAGCTAAGATGGACCGAACCCGTGGCCCACTGGCCACCATACTGGTGAACAACGGGACTTTAAAGCCGGGCGATACCGTTGTCGTCGGTGGCACGTCGGGCAGGGTCAGGGCTATGTTGAACAACCTGGGCAAACAGGTGAAGAAAGCCGGACCGGCTACGCCGGTGGAAATCCTTGGTCTGGATAGTGTGCCGCAGGCCGGGGACATCCTGACCGCAGTGACCGGAGAAAAGCAGGCACAGGCACTGCTGGAAAAACACCACAGAGAAATAGAAGAAAGAACCTCGGTTACCGCCAGGTCAGTAAGTCTGCACAACCTGTACGATAAGATCAGCAGCGGCCAGGTCAAAGGGCTCAACGTCATCCTGAAGGCGGATGTCCAGGGCAGTATCGAGCCAATCCGAAGCTCTCTGGAACAGTTGAGCACCGATGAAGTTCAGGTGAGAATACTCCACAGCGGCACCGGCAATGTGTCGGAGAGTGACGTGATGCTGGCCACCGCCTCAAACGGGCTCATCGTTGGCTTCGGCGTCAGCACCGATGAAGGCGCCCGCCGGCTGGCAAGCACGGAAGGAGTTGATATCCGCCAGTACGACGTTATCTACAACGTCGTTGACGATGTGGAAAAGGCGCTCAAGGGCCTGCTGGAGCCCGAACTGGTTGAGGTCATTGAAGGACACGCCGAAATTCGGGCCGTTTTCTCGGCGCCAAAAGGAGCACAGGTGGCCGGTATCTACGTCTTAGACGGCAAGATCACCCGCAATTCCTCAGTGCGGGTCCGCCGCGGTGAGGAGGTTATCAGTGATACCGCCGTTAGCAGTCTGCGGCGGTTCAAGGACGATGTCCGTGAAGTAGCCACCGGCTATGAATGCGGTATCGGCCTCAAGGACTTCGGCGATTCTCAGGTTGGCGACCTGCTTGAATTTTACCGGATAGATAAAGCTGCCTAA
- a CDS encoding cupin domain-containing protein → MAEKNPDTEGLAERTLKLAELIEYQESSVVSRTIIDRKTGTLTLFAFAEGQGLSEHTAPFDALVHLLDGETIIMPANKPHALKAIKDFKMLLVMIRS, encoded by the coding sequence ATGGCGGAAAAGAACCCGGATACCGAAGGGCTCGCCGAGCGCACCCTGAAACTGGCCGAACTTATCGAGTACCAGGAAAGCTCGGTGGTCAGCCGCACCATCATTGACCGGAAAACGGGCACTTTAACCCTGTTTGCCTTTGCGGAAGGACAGGGATTGAGCGAACATACGGCGCCTTTCGATGCGCTGGTCCACCTGCTCGATGGGGAAACGATTATCATGCCGGCCAACAAGCCACACGCCCTGAAAGCGATAAAGGATTTTAAAATGCTGCTGGTAATGATTCGTTCCTGA
- a CDS encoding AMP-binding protein, translating to MKQVTDLKQMLEAAAERYASNTAIICGERHFSYAELDEAANGLANAFMAMGIRKGDRIAMLMANNPEFVNVYFGIIKAGAIPVPLDIRYKVDELALVLDNCQPKILVAESDLLEPVIPVLSRFETIKQVIDLGAKFEAKFPSYAEILANSSAEKVDVEINPDDIGVISYTSGPTNQPRGVMLDHRSLVFEAIVSGDEFQQTERDKMMMFALPMYHMFGMASAMLGSIQKGSTVVIVPGTGRSITSFLETIEREKGTMYLGVPYIYALAINVAEREGLRYDTSSIRLWGSGGATLTVDIIEKFKHYYNADILDVWGLTESVSHITRYPPGDPRKPGSSGKALPGWEIRAADDGHNILPPNQTGEIVVRGPIMKGYYNNPLDTAKVIKNGWLQTGDLGYVDEDGYLYLTGMKKDMIILKGQNVWPGDIEEVLCRYYKVAKAAVVGIPDRLRGEIVGAIVELKSGFSATEQEIRNFCQSRMADYKLPKKVFVTKSLRKKDANKESKKKPEDYLSDVPSLL from the coding sequence ATGAAACAAGTAACAGATTTAAAACAGATGCTGGAAGCGGCGGCTGAGAGGTATGCCAGCAATACCGCTATTATCTGTGGCGAACGCCACTTTTCCTATGCTGAGCTGGACGAAGCCGCCAACGGGTTAGCCAATGCGTTCATGGCGATGGGTATCAGGAAAGGCGACCGCATTGCGATGTTAATGGCCAATAATCCAGAATTCGTGAACGTCTACTTCGGCATCATAAAGGCTGGCGCTATCCCGGTGCCGCTGGATATCCGCTATAAGGTCGATGAGCTGGCGCTTGTTTTGGATAACTGTCAGCCGAAAATACTGGTGGCGGAGAGCGACCTGCTGGAGCCTGTAATACCGGTCCTTTCCCGGTTTGAAACGATTAAGCAGGTAATCGACCTGGGCGCTAAATTTGAAGCTAAATTTCCCAGCTACGCAGAAATACTGGCGAACAGTTCGGCGGAAAAAGTGGATGTTGAAATAAATCCGGACGACATCGGGGTTATTTCCTACACCAGTGGGCCGACGAACCAGCCCCGGGGGGTGATGCTTGACCATCGGAGTCTGGTTTTCGAGGCGATTGTTTCCGGTGATGAATTTCAGCAGACGGAACGAGACAAGATGATGATGTTTGCGCTGCCTATGTACCACATGTTCGGAATGGCTTCGGCAATGCTGGGCTCCATTCAGAAAGGGAGCACGGTGGTTATAGTACCGGGTACGGGCCGGTCCATAACCAGCTTTCTGGAAACCATCGAGCGTGAGAAAGGAACCATGTATCTCGGGGTGCCCTATATCTACGCACTGGCCATAAACGTTGCCGAGCGAGAGGGTCTGCGATATGACACCAGCTCGATTAGACTATGGGGCAGCGGCGGCGCCACGCTGACAGTTGACATAATAGAGAAATTCAAACACTATTATAATGCCGATATCCTTGATGTCTGGGGACTTACCGAGTCGGTGTCTCATATTACCCGTTATCCTCCGGGCGACCCGAGGAAACCGGGTTCATCAGGAAAGGCTTTGCCCGGATGGGAAATAAGGGCGGCAGATGATGGCCACAACATACTGCCTCCCAATCAGACCGGTGAGATAGTCGTCCGGGGCCCCATCATGAAGGGATACTATAATAACCCTCTGGATACCGCCAAGGTGATAAAAAACGGCTGGCTCCAGACCGGCGACCTGGGTTATGTTGATGAAGATGGCTATCTTTATCTCACCGGTATGAAGAAGGACATGATTATCCTGAAGGGTCAGAATGTGTGGCCAGGTGACATTGAAGAGGTGCTGTGCCGCTATTATAAGGTGGCTAAAGCGGCCGTGGTCGGCATTCCGGACAGGCTGCGTGGTGAGATTGTGGGTGCGATTGTTGAGCTCAAGAGCGGGTTTAGTGCCACCGAGCAGGAGATAAGGAATTTCTGTCAGAGTCGCATGGCGGACTACAAACTGCCGAAGAAGGTCTTTGTCACCAAATCGCTGCGGAAAAAGGACGCAAACAAAGAAAGCAAGAAAAAACCGGAAGACTATTTGTCCGATGTGCCCTCTCTTCTCTGA
- a CDS encoding UxaA family hydrolase — protein MKKVVIQKAGATVALNEGLLIAQALVSEASQIKPQEFDDSHLVIGVKCGGSDTTSGLASNPAVGATCDIVVDNGGTCIFGETTEFLGAEHILARRAVNQKVADKILKIVDDMEKRVIAAGGDMRGGNPSAGNIAGGLTTIEEKSLGAIVKGGTRPIQDVYNYGERVQGKGLFVVDSPGREPEFLTALAAAGAQVALFSTGLGVPQGFPFIPVIKVTGNPVTFQRLPDHIDMLVEMTAG, from the coding sequence GTGAAGAAGGTGGTCATTCAGAAAGCCGGGGCAACAGTGGCTTTGAATGAAGGCTTGCTCATCGCTCAGGCGCTGGTCAGCGAGGCTTCGCAAATAAAGCCGCAGGAATTTGACGATTCCCACCTCGTTATCGGGGTTAAGTGCGGCGGCTCGGACACCACTTCAGGACTTGCCTCCAATCCGGCGGTTGGTGCCACCTGTGATATTGTGGTTGATAATGGGGGCACCTGTATTTTCGGCGAGACAACGGAATTTCTGGGCGCCGAGCACATTCTGGCACGACGCGCGGTTAACCAGAAAGTAGCGGATAAGATACTGAAGATTGTCGATGACATGGAAAAGCGGGTCATTGCGGCCGGGGGTGATATGCGCGGGGGCAATCCCAGTGCCGGCAATATCGCCGGTGGACTGACCACCATTGAAGAGAAATCGCTCGGGGCGATAGTTAAAGGCGGTACCAGGCCAATTCAGGATGTCTATAATTACGGCGAGCGTGTACAGGGCAAGGGCCTGTTCGTGGTCGATTCCCCGGGACGAGAACCGGAGTTTCTCACCGCGCTGGCGGCGGCGGGCGCTCAGGTCGCCCTCTTCTCAACGGGTCTTGGCGTGCCGCAGGGATTTCCCTTCATCCCCGTAATCAAGGTAACAGGAAACCCGGTTACCTTCCAGCGCCTTCCCGACCATATCGATATGCTGGTGGAAATGACGGCGGGG
- a CDS encoding alpha/beta hydrolase: MNNTIVMIHGMWSGGWYWENYGRFFTDRGYDCLTPTLRFHDVDPKEPPHPELGTTSLLDYAADLEDEIRKLDHQPIIMGHSMGGLLALILGSRGLARALVLLTPAPPRGIPALKLSSIRGFWSCLTTWGFWRKPCRQTYGEAVYSTMNLLPPEEQKETYDKLVFESGRAAFEIGLWFLDRNRASEVDASRITCPVLVIGSAHDRMMPASIVRKIADKYQRIATYREYADHAHKVILEPGWQNIAEDIDDWLNQVLPKS; this comes from the coding sequence ATGAACAATACCATCGTTATGATTCACGGGATGTGGAGCGGCGGCTGGTACTGGGAGAATTACGGCCGATTTTTCACAGACAGGGGATATGACTGCCTTACCCCCACGTTGCGCTTTCACGACGTGGACCCCAAAGAGCCACCCCACCCCGAACTTGGCACCACCAGCCTGCTTGATTATGCTGCCGACCTGGAGGATGAAATCAGGAAACTCGACCACCAGCCCATTATCATGGGGCATTCGATGGGAGGGCTGCTGGCCCTGATTCTGGGCAGCCGGGGACTGGCCAGAGCCCTGGTTCTGCTGACACCGGCACCACCGAGAGGCATTCCGGCGCTGAAACTGTCATCAATAAGGGGATTCTGGAGTTGTCTGACCACCTGGGGCTTCTGGCGCAAACCCTGCCGGCAGACTTACGGTGAAGCCGTCTACTCAACAATGAATTTACTGCCTCCAGAGGAGCAAAAAGAAACGTACGACAAGCTGGTATTCGAGTCGGGGCGGGCGGCGTTTGAAATCGGCCTCTGGTTTCTCGACCGCAACAGAGCTTCAGAGGTTGACGCCTCCAGAATTACCTGTCCCGTCCTCGTGATTGGCAGCGCCCACGACCGCATGATGCCGGCCTCAATAGTCAGAAAAATCGCAGACAAGTATCAACGGATAGCCACCTACCGTGAGTATGCCGACCACGCACACAAGGTTATCCTGGAACCGGGCTGGCAGAATATAGCAGAAGATATCGATGACTGGCTCAACCAGGTATTACCAAAAAGCTGA
- a CDS encoding YggS family pyridoxal phosphate-dependent enzyme, with translation MSIKQNVQQILSELPEDVQLVAAAKARTSEEILEAVDAGVQIIGENYVQDAERAYAVVGNRAKWHFIGHLQRNKVKKAVGIFDLIETVDSYDIAREIDKRCAEIGKVMPVLIEVNIGKEPQKSGVLPERTEQLLKDISALTNIKVVGLMTMGPLSENPEDSRPYFVAMKKLFERIKELNMPNVEMKYLSMGMTSSYHIAPGEGANIVRIGTKIFGERKYP, from the coding sequence ATGTCAATTAAGCAGAACGTGCAGCAGATATTAAGTGAATTGCCAGAGGATGTGCAGCTGGTAGCCGCGGCCAAAGCCAGAACCTCAGAAGAAATCCTGGAAGCAGTTGATGCCGGCGTGCAGATCATCGGCGAGAATTACGTCCAAGACGCAGAAAGGGCTTATGCCGTCGTCGGCAACAGAGCGAAATGGCACTTCATCGGTCATCTGCAGCGAAACAAGGTGAAAAAAGCAGTTGGGATATTTGACCTGATTGAAACCGTGGATTCTTATGATATCGCCAGGGAAATTGATAAAAGATGTGCCGAAATCGGCAAGGTTATGCCCGTACTGATTGAGGTGAATATCGGAAAGGAACCGCAGAAATCAGGCGTGCTCCCGGAACGAACCGAGCAACTGCTAAAGGATATCTCAGCGCTGACCAACATCAAGGTAGTGGGGCTGATGACCATGGGACCGCTCTCCGAAAACCCGGAAGATTCCCGACCCTACTTTGTAGCCATGAAAAAACTGTTTGAGCGCATAAAAGAATTAAACATGCCCAACGTTGAGATGAAATACCTGTCAATGGGAATGACCAGCTCATACCACATCGCCCCCGGGGAAGGCGCCAACATCGTCAGGATAGGCACCAAGATATTCGGTGAAAGGAAATACCCGTGA
- the nusA gene encoding transcription termination factor NusA, translated as MKSDFLLAITQLSAEKNLPKEIVLSAVEAALVSAYRRDNFASNQNITVRINPNSGRVEVWAEKTVVERPADTQLEISLEEARRFKSDAQLDDLLMVESTPHDAGRIAAQTAKQVILQRLHEAEHSAILEEYAEKEDEVVTGLIQRIEPGQIYVDLGRTEAILPAPEQVRTERYRVGQRLKVCIIQVLKTTRGPRVVVSRSHPNLLRRLLELEVPEVYNGSVEIKSIAREAGYRSKVAVAARQEGIDPVGCCVGLRGIRIQNIVNELNGEKIDVIQWSPDFAAFVTNALSPAQIVGVGLSEEERIATVVVPDKQLSLAIGKEGQNARLAAKLTGWRIDIKSASSAEAQKAAAKPAPAVEKKEEVVTEEEPIAEILEPAPVSAEPVEEVGAEQAEPALTVKEVFAEPPAFFQSQVTEEKTEIRFAEDILGPKPDKPADKAKKKRKKVASAREGAEDGIRIKRKRRDTDISGEDEEY; from the coding sequence ATGAAAAGTGATTTTCTACTGGCCATAACTCAGCTTTCGGCGGAAAAGAATCTGCCCAAAGAGATAGTCCTGTCCGCCGTGGAAGCAGCACTGGTTTCCGCCTACCGGAGGGACAACTTTGCCTCGAACCAGAACATCACAGTCAGAATAAATCCAAACAGCGGTAGAGTTGAAGTGTGGGCGGAAAAAACGGTGGTGGAACGGCCGGCCGATACGCAGCTTGAAATATCACTGGAAGAGGCCCGCCGGTTCAAATCAGATGCCCAGTTGGACGATTTACTCATGGTGGAGTCGACCCCGCACGATGCGGGGCGCATCGCCGCCCAGACGGCAAAGCAGGTCATCCTCCAGCGACTGCATGAGGCTGAACACAGCGCCATTCTGGAGGAGTACGCCGAAAAAGAAGATGAGGTCGTTACCGGACTGATACAGCGCATTGAGCCCGGTCAGATCTACGTTGACCTGGGGAGAACCGAAGCCATACTGCCCGCCCCGGAACAGGTGCGCACCGAAAGGTACCGAGTTGGCCAGCGCCTGAAAGTCTGCATTATTCAGGTACTCAAGACAACCAGGGGACCACGGGTGGTGGTCTCACGTTCCCACCCCAACTTACTACGCCGTCTCCTGGAACTGGAAGTGCCGGAAGTCTACAACGGTTCCGTGGAGATAAAATCCATCGCACGTGAAGCCGGATATCGGAGCAAGGTAGCCGTGGCCGCACGCCAGGAAGGAATCGACCCGGTAGGCTGCTGTGTTGGCCTGCGTGGCATCAGAATACAGAACATCGTCAATGAATTGAACGGTGAAAAGATAGATGTTATCCAGTGGAGCCCGGATTTCGCTGCTTTCGTCACCAACGCACTGAGTCCGGCCCAGATTGTCGGCGTTGGCCTGAGTGAAGAGGAAAGGATCGCCACGGTAGTGGTTCCGGACAAGCAGCTCTCCCTTGCCATCGGTAAGGAAGGTCAGAATGCCAGGCTGGCGGCCAAGCTGACCGGCTGGCGAATCGACATCAAGAGCGCCTCCAGTGCAGAGGCGCAGAAAGCGGCCGCCAAACCTGCACCAGCGGTTGAGAAAAAAGAAGAAGTTGTCACCGAGGAAGAACCGATAGCGGAAATACTCGAACCGGCTCCAGTTTCTGCGGAACCAGTCGAAGAGGTGGGTGCAGAACAGGCCGAACCAGCGTTAACGGTGAAAGAGGTATTCGCCGAACCTCCGGCATTTTTTCAATCTCAGGTAACGGAGGAGAAAACGGAGATCAGGTTCGCAGAGGATATCCTGGGTCCAAAGCCAGATAAACCGGCAGACAAAGCCAAAAAGAAGAGAAAGAAAGTGGCTTCCGCCAGGGAAGGTGCCGAGGACGGCATCAGGATAAAGAGAAAACGGCGGGATACAGATATCTCAGGTGAAGATGAAGAGTACTAG
- a CDS encoding YlxR family protein, protein MKSTSSHRTRHAPQRTCLGCRQVKAKRELIRVVNTPDGNVEVDLTGKKAGRGAYLCPTSECWEAGLKGNRLDHALRTNLSQNGRVQLMKYAEGHLKGVNSASGEKTG, encoded by the coding sequence ATGAAGAGTACTAGTTCCCATCGCACCAGACATGCACCACAGCGGACATGCCTTGGTTGTCGGCAGGTAAAGGCAAAGCGTGAACTGATTCGAGTCGTAAACACGCCGGATGGCAATGTAGAAGTCGATTTAACCGGGAAAAAAGCGGGGCGCGGTGCCTATCTCTGCCCGACCTCAGAATGCTGGGAGGCGGGGCTTAAAGGCAATCGACTTGACCACGCGCTGCGCACCAACCTCAGCCAGAACGGCCGGGTGCAGCTTATGAAATACGCCGAAGGACACCTGAAAGGAGTCAACAGTGCCTCGGGTGAAAAAACCGGATAA
- the rbfA gene encoding 30S ribosome-binding factor RbfA, producing MSHRVERVNQLIRQEISELLQREIKDPRLSKFIAVTEVTTSPDLRQAKVYISFISNQQQKQDALDALAGASNFFRKEMARKLRLRRIPELSFHWDDSIERGAHIMDLIDQVSSSDHEKS from the coding sequence ATGTCTCATAGGGTTGAACGTGTAAACCAGCTCATCCGTCAGGAAATCAGCGAACTGCTGCAGCGCGAAATCAAAGACCCAAGACTCAGCAAGTTTATCGCCGTCACTGAGGTTACTACCTCCCCGGACCTCAGGCAGGCCAAAGTTTATATCAGCTTCATCAGCAATCAACAGCAAAAACAGGATGCGCTCGATGCTCTCGCTGGTGCTTCAAACTTTTTCCGCAAAGAAATGGCTCGAAAACTCAGGCTGCGGCGCATTCCAGAACTCAGCTTCCACTGGGATGATTCCATCGAGCGCGGTGCACATATCATGGACCTCATCGACCAGGTGAGTTCTTCAGACCACGAAAAATCCTGA
- a CDS encoding cupin domain-containing protein produces the protein MSVQVYRGWEFPVVKVDPPRERYLKLIACPETTGYETATVLFSHIPAGSGTGKHTHPDSDEIMYFVGRGECLVNGEVVKLETDSVIIAPKGVEHECCNTSETETLKIFCVYIPPLKLNELLTGLAQKTKGYLRGK, from the coding sequence ATGTCAGTACAGGTCTATCGTGGATGGGAATTTCCCGTGGTAAAGGTAGACCCTCCGAGGGAACGATACCTGAAGCTTATCGCCTGCCCCGAGACGACTGGCTATGAGACGGCGACCGTGCTTTTCTCACATATACCGGCGGGAAGTGGCACCGGGAAACACACCCACCCGGACAGTGACGAGATAATGTACTTTGTCGGGCGCGGCGAATGCCTGGTGAATGGCGAGGTAGTCAAGCTGGAAACGGACTCGGTCATCATCGCGCCCAAAGGTGTGGAGCACGAATGCTGCAATACCAGCGAGACCGAGACGCTGAAAATTTTCTGCGTATATATCCCGCCGTTGAAACTGAACGAGCTGTTGACCGGACTGGCCCAGAAAACGAAGGGATATCTGCGCGGCAAATAA
- a CDS encoding DUF412 family protein, translating into MKLWQGILLIIFLLTIMPLSACEYLGWGSQQQVSEEQIKAYQEYNEKLREYREQQQEYQRQVIEAYNEQLTDAYQEYSEGLNQYYEERQKAIEKAITESE; encoded by the coding sequence ATGAAACTGTGGCAGGGGATTTTGTTAATCATATTCCTGTTGACAATTATGCCGCTTTCTGCCTGTGAGTACCTGGGCTGGGGAAGCCAGCAGCAAGTCTCTGAAGAGCAGATAAAAGCCTACCAGGAATACAACGAGAAATTAAGAGAATACCGGGAGCAGCAGCAGGAGTACCAACGGCAGGTTATTGAAGCCTACAACGAACAACTGACCGACGCCTACCAGGAATACAGTGAGGGATTAAATCAATACTATGAAGAGCGCCAGAAGGCTATAGAAAAGGCGATTACCGAAAGCGAATAA
- a CDS encoding UxaA family hydrolase — translation MSFLGYPRPDGSVGVRNYVGVISTVGCANDVAFWITQQTKGTAPFLHQAGCGQLQPDLEIATRTLASIGQNPNLAGVLLVSLGCEGGWG, via the coding sequence ATGAGTTTCCTCGGTTATCCCCGGCCGGATGGCTCGGTGGGCGTGCGCAATTACGTTGGCGTTATCTCGACCGTGGGATGCGCCAATGACGTTGCTTTCTGGATAACCCAGCAGACCAAGGGCACAGCTCCCTTCCTCCACCAGGCAGGCTGCGGGCAGTTGCAGCCCGACCTTGAAATCGCCACGCGCACCCTCGCTTCTATAGGACAGAACCCGAATCTGGCCGGTGTTCTGCTGGTGAGCCTGGGCTGCGAAGGGGGTTGGGGTTGA